One Manihot esculenta cultivar AM560-2 chromosome 18, M.esculenta_v8, whole genome shotgun sequence genomic window carries:
- the LOC122722466 gene encoding uncharacterized protein LOC122722466 produces MCGVGSLRPRVTILSRVLTDFWLLDFDIGKSRRVPVDSMCPLCHEAPETILHILVQCPLARSCWLSSPLGWPAFSAASLREWFSLAFLTAFAENASLILMICWALWHNRNNVVWKAQGQTASGVFFIALTVWSPPPQGWIKVNIDASLTHNEVLIVSINNASLDDLSPFGLLVQDCKLLLSSYEEAICGFIHRSANDVAHILATSAHSESGQGVWLNNVVVNGTGVIPQLIIVVKANVILQYVLVDAFSEEVVVEI; encoded by the exons ATGTGTGGTGTTGGAAGTTTGCGTCCAAGGGTCACTATTTTGTCAAGAGTGCTAACAGATTTCTGGTTGTTGGATTTCGACATAGGGAAG TCCAGGAGAGTTCCGGTTGATTCGATGTGTCCGTTATGTCATGAGGCTCCTGAGACTATCTTGCATATTCTTGTTCAATGTCCTTTAGCCCGCAGTTGCTGGTTGAGTTCGCCTTTGGGTTGGCCTGCATTCTCCGCTGCCTCTCTTAGGGAGTGGTTTTCTTTAGCCTTCCTTACTGCTTTTGCGGAGAATGCTTCCCTTATTCTAATGATATGTTGGGCTTTGTGGCATAACAGAAATAATGTTGTTTGGAAAGCTCAGGGTCAAACTGCGAGTGGTGTGTTCTTCATA GCTTTGACTGTCTGGTCTCCTCCACCGCAGGGTTGGATTAAGGTTAATATTGACGCCTCTTTAACTCACAACGAA GTTCTTATTGTATCCATTAATAATGCTTCGTTAGATGATTTATCACCTTTTGGtcttttggttcaagattgtaaatTGCTTCTATCCAGTTATGAAGAAGCAATATGTGGTTTTATTCACAGGTCTGCAAATGATGTCGCTCATATTCTAGcaacatcggctcattctgagtcaggtcaaggagtttgg CTGAACAATGTTGTAGTAAATGGGACTGGTGTGATACCACAATTGATTATTGTTGTCAAAGCCAATGTAATTCTGCAGTATGTCTTGGTGGACGCATTCTCTGAGGAGGTAGTGGTAGAGATCTGA